In one window of Macadamia integrifolia cultivar HAES 741 chromosome 2, SCU_Mint_v3, whole genome shotgun sequence DNA:
- the LOC122072245 gene encoding sugar transport protein 5-like isoform X1: MAGGVFAVEGNDSGFAGRLTMSVVITCIVAASGGLIFGYDIGISGGVTTMEPFLRKFFPSVLRKMKATEKNLYCVFDSQVLTSFTSSLYIAGLAASLVASRLTRALGRRATMVLGGCTFFIGAVINGAAVNIAMLILGRILLGFGVGFTNQATPVYLSEMAPSKWRGAFSTGFQFFIGIGVVAANGLNYGSSRLEWGWRLSLGVAALPAIVMTLGALVISDTPSSLVERGKLAEAEQSLRRARGVNSDVEAELNSLIKTTEVMKAANQEPFKTIFERQYRPHLVMSVAIPFFQQLTGINVIAFYAPVLFQSVGFGNDSALMASLILGVVNLCSILVSTGLVDRYGRRALFLQGGTQMFLCQVAVASVLGAKIGVSGKETLSKDYAILVLVFMCTYAAGFGWSWGPLSWLIPSEIFPLKIRPTGQSISVAVNFATTFALAQTFLTILCHFKYGIFLFYAGCIVVMTLFVALFLPETKGVPLELMHTVWENHWYWRRFVKRESAPTTLPKQMD, translated from the exons atggcAGGAGGAGTGTTCGCCGTTGAAGGAAATGACAGTGGCTTCGCCGGAAGGTTAACAATGTCAGTGGTGATCACTTGCATCGTtgctgcttctggtggcttaATCTTTGGCTATGACATCGGGATttcag GAGGAGTGACAACAATGGAACCTTTCCTCCGAAAATTCTTCCCATCGGTACTAAGGAAGATGAAAGCTACTGAGAAGAATCTTTACTGTGTCTTCGACAGTCAAGTTCTCACATCATTCACCTCTTCACTGTACATAGCTGGGTTGGCTGCATCCCTTGTGGCTAGTCGCCTCACAAGAGCTTTGGGTCGCAGAGCCACTATGGTTCTAGGGGGTTGCACCTTCTTCATTGGAGCGGTCATTAATGGTGCTGCTGTTAATATTGCAATGCTCATACTGGGCCGCATTTTGCTTGGATTTGGTGTTGGTTTCACTAACCAG GCAACCCCCGTGTATCTATCGGAGATGGCGCCATCCAAATGGCGCGGTGCGTTCAGCACAGGCTTCCAGTTCTTCATTGGCATAGGTGTGGTCGCAGCTAATGGATTAAACTACGGCTCATCTCGGCTCGAGTGGGGCTGGCGACTCTCACTCGGTGTTGCAGCCTTACCTGCAATTGTTATGACACTTGGTGCTCTAGTCATCTCCGATACGCCCAGCAGTCTTGTGGAACGTGGCAAGCTGGCAGAGGCTGAACAATCACTACGACGAGCTCGAGGAGTCAACTCGGACGTAGAAGCAGAGCTGAATTCTCTCATCAAGACGACCGAAGTCATGAAAGCCGCAAATCAGGAGCCGTTCAAGACAATATTTGAGAGGCAATATAGGCCCCACCTCGTGATGTCCGTGGCAATACCTTTCTTTCAGCAGCTCACAGGGATTAATGTGATAGCGTTTTATGCGCCGGTCCTCTTCCAATCAGTCGGCTTCGGAAACGACTCGGCTCTCATGGCTTCTCTTATATTGGGCGTTGTCAACCTCTGCTCGATTCTCGTGTCGACCGGTTTAGTGGACCGGTATGGTCGGAGAGCTCTGTTCTTGCAGGGTGGGACCCAGATGTTCCTCTGCCAG GTGGCTGTGGCTTCTGTTCTAGGGGCTAAGATAGGAGTCTCTGGGAAGGAAACTTTGTCCAAGGACTATGCCATTTTGGTACTGGTGTTTATGTGCACATACGCTGCTGGATTTGGATGGTCATGGGGTCCCCTGAGTTGGCTCATACCAAGTGAGATATTTCCTTTGAAAATCCGGCCGACCGGCCAAAGTATAAGTGTTGCCGTGAACTTTGCCACAACCTTTGCGCTTGCACAAACCTTCTTGACCATTCTTTGCCACTTCAAGTATGGAATTTTCTTGTTCTATGCCGGATGTATTGTGGTAATGACCCTCTTTGTTGCTCTTTTCCTTCCTGAGACTAAAGGAGTCCCTCTTGAATTGATGCACACAGTATGGGAGAATCACTGGTATTGGCGAAGGTTTGTCAAACGCGAATCCGCCCCGACGACATTGCCGAAACAAATGGATTGA
- the LOC122072245 gene encoding sugar transport protein 5-like isoform X2, with amino-acid sequence MAGGVFAVEGNDSGFAGRLTMSVVITCIVAASGGLIFGYDIGISGGVTTMEPFLRKFFPSVLRKMKATEKNLYCVFDSQVLTSFTSSLYIAGLAASLVASRLTRALGRRATMVLGGCTFFIGAVINGAAVNIAMLILGRILLGFGVGFTNQATPVYLSEMAPSKWRGAFSTGFQFFIGIGVVAANGLNYGSSRLEWGWRLSLGVAALPAIVMTLGALVISDTPSSLVERGKLAEAEQSLRRARGVNSDVEAELNSLIKTTEVMKAANQEPFKTIFERQYRPHLVMSVAIPFFQQLTGINVIAFYAPVLFQSVGFGNDSALMASLILGVVNLCSILVSTGLVDRYGRRALFLQGGTQMFLCQDLVEVSSHQSIHIHLCCLPFL; translated from the exons atggcAGGAGGAGTGTTCGCCGTTGAAGGAAATGACAGTGGCTTCGCCGGAAGGTTAACAATGTCAGTGGTGATCACTTGCATCGTtgctgcttctggtggcttaATCTTTGGCTATGACATCGGGATttcag GAGGAGTGACAACAATGGAACCTTTCCTCCGAAAATTCTTCCCATCGGTACTAAGGAAGATGAAAGCTACTGAGAAGAATCTTTACTGTGTCTTCGACAGTCAAGTTCTCACATCATTCACCTCTTCACTGTACATAGCTGGGTTGGCTGCATCCCTTGTGGCTAGTCGCCTCACAAGAGCTTTGGGTCGCAGAGCCACTATGGTTCTAGGGGGTTGCACCTTCTTCATTGGAGCGGTCATTAATGGTGCTGCTGTTAATATTGCAATGCTCATACTGGGCCGCATTTTGCTTGGATTTGGTGTTGGTTTCACTAACCAG GCAACCCCCGTGTATCTATCGGAGATGGCGCCATCCAAATGGCGCGGTGCGTTCAGCACAGGCTTCCAGTTCTTCATTGGCATAGGTGTGGTCGCAGCTAATGGATTAAACTACGGCTCATCTCGGCTCGAGTGGGGCTGGCGACTCTCACTCGGTGTTGCAGCCTTACCTGCAATTGTTATGACACTTGGTGCTCTAGTCATCTCCGATACGCCCAGCAGTCTTGTGGAACGTGGCAAGCTGGCAGAGGCTGAACAATCACTACGACGAGCTCGAGGAGTCAACTCGGACGTAGAAGCAGAGCTGAATTCTCTCATCAAGACGACCGAAGTCATGAAAGCCGCAAATCAGGAGCCGTTCAAGACAATATTTGAGAGGCAATATAGGCCCCACCTCGTGATGTCCGTGGCAATACCTTTCTTTCAGCAGCTCACAGGGATTAATGTGATAGCGTTTTATGCGCCGGTCCTCTTCCAATCAGTCGGCTTCGGAAACGACTCGGCTCTCATGGCTTCTCTTATATTGGGCGTTGTCAACCTCTGCTCGATTCTCGTGTCGACCGGTTTAGTGGACCGGTATGGTCGGAGAGCTCTGTTCTTGCAGGGTGGGACCCAGATGTTCCTCTGCCAG GATTTAGTTGAAGTTTCAAGCCATCAATCTATTCATATTCACTTGTGTTGCTTGCCCTTTTTGTGA